A window of Lentibacillus sp. Marseille-P4043 contains these coding sequences:
- a CDS encoding amidase family protein, producing MSFQFILSEATINDMQQALKSGELTSKQLTIMYLEQIAKYNNTGPKINAVLELNPDALHIAEALDSEREKGSIRGPLHGIPILLKDNINTADKTHTTAGSLALSNHYASKDSFITTRIREAGAVLLGKTNLTEWANFMAENMPNGYSSMGGQVLNPYGPGKFDVGGSSSGSGAAIAANFAAGAIGTETSGSILSPASSNSLVGIKPTVGLVSRTGIIPIANSQDTAGPMTRTVEDAAILLSALTGVDANDPATAINREIITDYTPFLNEGGLKAKRIGVSQQHLKYFTDDEIDILNKALEDMEKLGAIIDDSIELPIDLPKSSVMFHEFKNGLNAYLADLPSSVPVHSLTDVIHYNHTHPKEALKYGQTVLLESEAKSGLLIEGEYITDRLTDLRLSQDEGIDNVITEHNLDALLFINYGGCDIAARAGYPSITVPAGYTTGGRPVGITFTGLGFSEPQLIELAYAYEQATKHRKAPRLK from the coding sequence ATGTCATTCCAATTCATACTAAGCGAAGCCACAATCAATGACATGCAACAGGCTCTAAAATCTGGCGAGCTAACATCGAAGCAACTAACAATAATGTACCTAGAGCAAATCGCCAAATACAATAATACCGGCCCAAAAATAAATGCTGTTCTTGAACTAAACCCTGACGCATTGCATATCGCGGAAGCACTTGATTCGGAAAGAGAAAAAGGCAGTATTCGTGGGCCACTTCATGGAATCCCGATTTTGTTAAAAGACAATATCAATACAGCCGATAAAACGCATACTACTGCGGGATCCCTTGCGCTTTCAAACCATTATGCCAGTAAGGATTCCTTTATCACTACAAGGATCCGAGAAGCTGGTGCTGTACTATTAGGGAAAACCAATTTAACCGAATGGGCAAATTTCATGGCGGAAAACATGCCTAACGGATACAGCTCCATGGGTGGGCAAGTGTTAAATCCTTATGGTCCAGGAAAATTTGATGTGGGTGGATCCAGCTCCGGGTCTGGTGCTGCAATCGCTGCAAACTTTGCTGCTGGTGCAATCGGTACGGAGACAAGCGGATCAATTCTAAGTCCAGCAAGTAGTAATTCATTGGTTGGAATTAAACCAACAGTCGGGTTAGTTAGCCGCACTGGTATCATTCCGATTGCAAACAGCCAAGACACGGCTGGGCCAATGACACGAACAGTAGAAGATGCAGCCATTCTGTTAAGTGCACTAACAGGAGTTGATGCAAACGATCCAGCAACAGCAATAAATAGGGAGATCATTACGGATTACACACCGTTTCTAAATGAGGGTGGATTAAAAGCCAAACGAATTGGTGTATCACAGCAGCATCTGAAGTACTTTACCGACGATGAGATAGACATTCTCAACAAAGCTTTAGAAGATATGGAAAAATTAGGCGCAATCATCGATGATTCAATTGAGCTTCCTATTGATCTGCCAAAGTCAAGTGTCATGTTCCATGAATTTAAAAATGGCTTAAATGCGTATTTAGCGGATCTGCCGTCAAGTGTTCCCGTTCATTCTTTGACAGACGTAATTCATTATAACCACACACATCCTAAGGAAGCACTGAAATACGGGCAGACCGTATTGCTAGAATCCGAGGCAAAAAGCGGATTGCTGATAGAGGGAGAGTATATTACAGATAGGTTAACAGATCTTAGACTATCCCAGGATGAAGGAATCGATAACGTCATAACGGAGCATAATTTGGATGCATTGCTCTTCATCAATTACGGAGGGTGTGATATTGCAGCAAGAGCAGGCTACCCTTCCATTACCGTTCCTGCTGGTTATACAACAGGTGGACGGCCAGTCGGAATAACGTTCACGGGGCTCGGGTTTAGTGAACCACAATTGATAGAATTAGCCTATGCGTATGAACAAGCAACGAAACATAGGAAAGCACCTAGGTTAAAGTGA
- a CDS encoding IS4 family transposase: MDKNTPKSAFGKWIAPINTKKLFNQVKNLNQDSYTKKLTTEAYIKLMLYAQVHETEGLQALSDALLDADFQKAVGFESISASQLSRKNKEIDPSILATLFSDLVQQIRGYHNKAYKNLPLKIIDSSTLPLNLTNYKWAKFRKTKAGVKLHLRLVFMDKDTVYPEKAEITVAKEHDRNQLEVLVDDKEAMYVFDRGYVDYERFDRMTDEGYFFASRIKKNAVIREVCSFSVPAESSVLSDRMVYIGSTQNRCENVFRLLEVMDTKGNILRLITNRFDLEPQEISDIYRSRWAIELFFKWLKQHVEIKHFYGMSETALQNQIYIALITYCLHVLIQLERKSKKSLLRITRWLKAALWKPAYIWLHRFENKTVP, from the coding sequence ATGGACAAGAATACACCAAAATCAGCATTTGGTAAATGGATTGCACCTATAAATACTAAAAAACTTTTTAATCAAGTTAAAAACTTAAATCAAGATAGCTATACCAAAAAACTTACGACTGAAGCCTACATTAAACTGATGCTCTATGCACAAGTACACGAAACGGAAGGGCTCCAAGCATTAAGTGACGCTTTATTGGATGCAGATTTTCAGAAAGCTGTTGGTTTTGAATCGATTAGTGCATCACAGCTTTCCCGAAAGAATAAAGAAATTGATCCATCCATACTAGCGACCCTGTTTTCCGATCTTGTGCAGCAGATACGTGGATATCACAATAAGGCCTACAAGAATTTGCCATTAAAAATTATCGATTCTAGCACCTTGCCTCTTAACCTAACCAATTATAAGTGGGCAAAGTTCCGTAAAACAAAGGCTGGTGTGAAACTACATTTACGACTCGTTTTCATGGATAAAGATACAGTCTATCCTGAGAAAGCTGAGATCACAGTGGCGAAAGAACATGATCGTAATCAGCTTGAAGTTCTCGTTGATGACAAGGAAGCCATGTACGTCTTTGATCGCGGCTATGTGGATTACGAACGATTTGACAGGATGACAGACGAAGGATACTTCTTTGCATCCAGAATAAAGAAAAATGCCGTCATTCGTGAAGTATGTTCCTTTTCCGTTCCAGCTGAATCATCGGTTCTATCTGACAGAATGGTTTACATAGGATCCACACAAAATCGGTGCGAAAACGTATTTCGTCTTCTTGAAGTGATGGATACGAAGGGAAACATCCTTCGATTAATCACGAATCGATTTGACTTGGAACCACAAGAAATTAGTGATATTTATCGATCACGCTGGGCAATCGAATTATTTTTCAAATGGTTAAAGCAGCACGTGGAAATCAAACATTTTTACGGAATGAGTGAAACAGCGTTACAAAATCAAATCTATATTGCGCTCATCACCTATTGTTTGCATGTGCTCATCCAACTAGAAAGGAAAAGCAAAAAATCACTGCTTCGAATTACTCGTTGGTTAAAGGCCGCGTTATGGAAACCAGCTTACATTTGGCTACATAGGTTTGAAAATAAGACAGTACCGTAA